The Salvia miltiorrhiza cultivar Shanhuang (shh) chromosome 2, IMPLAD_Smil_shh, whole genome shotgun sequence DNA window tcattcattcttattttttttatttttaatcaattagaATAtcaaaaaactattaaatatctaacttacttgtgagtatcattttgtctagaatttgtgaaattataattaagttatgagaataatctcgtctcaaactttaaacaacatcgtcaaatttgaaatcatattcaatcatacacacacacacacacacacacacacacatatatatatatatatatatatatagttaattatttaagtaaatacatctatatataaatgtattatatatatacatattaatttgtgagtatgatgtgataaacttaaactaatattatataacaaaataaaatacaaatataaatcttttttagatatggaaattgagtaaaaatttagaaaaaaataagaatgaatgaaaattgaagaaaattaaaatagagtgattatacggcgccacgtaggatatgatttattttgctattatatatatagatagattgggcataggcatgtattttattggggtaattgcctgtaaatttcTTACGTTTACACCGAATTgatttttgcacctttttttatttttctacttttaaatacctaacctttcgtttttaTCTCGAATTTATCCGGTGATCAATTTTTTCTCATGTTGGCGCCGGAATTgacactgtggcagccggaatagatgaggtggcagccggaattgacacctaaACATAACTTTTACATGTggtaaaaaaattttaaaaaaaagaagaaaaaaatttcCAACTCATCATCTGCCCAACCTAATTCAGCTCTCCTCCCTTCCCCCCACCCGCCGGCGCCGCCCACCGCCACCACACGCCGACGCTGGCCACCCCCTCCCCCATCCCCAGACCCATCGGCCCCTCCCCCAAATCCCCAGATCCCATCTGCCCCTCCCCAATCCCCAACCCGCCGCCGCCTAAGCTGCCACCATCGCCGGCACCACCCCACATCGTTCTCACCACATTCGCAAGCACAGACGGCGCACAAAGGGCAACAATTCGTGCCCTAGATCCCAAATCGCGGCGGTGCACAAATGGCAACAATTCGtgccctagatccccaattcTCCATCAATTCGCGTCGCCCCCTGTGGTTAGCAAGGGGTGACGGGTACCGACCTGTTGGTGGTGTTGGCGATAGTGGTGGTAGCGCAGCAGGGGCGGCGTGAATTGGTGGTGAACTGGGGATCTAAGGCACGAATTGGAGAAACCAGAGTGAGAGGGAGTCGATCTGGAGGGTTTCAGGCGTCGGTGGTGGTGGTACGGGCGTCGTCGCCGACGACGGCGGGTTGGGGGATGGGgaagggaattagggtttggaagTATGAAagattggggaagatgatgatatgtatttttttttaaagtttttttccATATGTAACAAATGTGCTTAGGTGTCAATTTTCGGCTACCACCTTATCCATTCCAGCTGCCACAGTGTCAATTCCGGCGCCGGCATGAGAAAAAACCGATCACCGGACAAAttcgagacaaaaacgaaaggttaggtatttaaaagtagaaaaataaaaaaaggtgcaaaaaccaattcggtgtaaacgttaggaatttacaggcaattacccctattttatttatttataacatttagttgaagaatatctttcctaaaaaatgaattgacatttgaattgatttcttttcgtagattaatttattggtatactttatttaagttttagtcatacttggaacaatctcaattaagggggtataaggattcctattctggatggcatcattttattaagttaaatttgTTAAGTGAAAAAGAGGTGGATTGTGAGGTATGATGAGTTCTTGTTGGTCAttagtttatatatattagaaaaGTTGGTATGAGGTTGGGAGAGATTTCAGGCGTTTGAAAATAGACGAATGGACCCTCAAAGTGgtaatgtgttttaatttggctgggttccgataatcaaatggatatgtaggatttatactTAAAtgaatatgttggatttatctaataattttatacaattatttaatagtacagactttatctattaatagttttatacgattaattaatagtatagaatttatctataaatttatatgattatttactagtttttaaatgtaaaaattgattagaaatgtataaataaataagaatgaatgagaattgaggaaaattagaatgaagtgattatacgatgccacgtaggataggatttatttttctataatgtaaaaattgatgactttgatgttattaattctatttatattccCTAAAAAAATGTCTTCGACCTCATGGGCATACCAATTCAGGTTTCAACGTATATAATACTTCAAttgagttaaaataaaaaaccatcCTTAAGATAAGAATGTAGAACTAATCTATACATTTGATCAATAAtacttaatatattttaatttgcctCTAATACCTATTGTATATTAGGAATAAAAAACTACTATAAAAAAAGACTATAGATCCCTTAAAAATCGAAACAAAGTTGATCACAAAATGCAAAATTAGATAAGTAttcttaattattaaatctacaaaaaaaaaaaaaaaaaaaaactacctTTGGAATATGATTTAATCATATCCATTAAgatggaaaaataattaatttaattctaAGTTCTTACaataaaaatgatttttaatatatatatatataggaagaggttctaataaaaacctcttttaaaatgagaactaggaaccacaTCTTAGCCTTTAAAATTGAAGATCTAGTGGTTAGGATTAATTTGAGAAAACATGCGCATAAAATGGTTTCATTAGTTATACATTCCCgtatttttgtgtttttgattagttaaagattatatttgtcttttactattttcttaattggCTTTAGTTGATTAGTTTTGGTTTTGTATATACGAATGCAATTAAATCCCAACTATTTCAATTAAAATccacatatatgtatatacgaTTGCAactaaattaacaattaataatttatatatttttaagctATGCAACTAAACATTCTTTTGTGCAATAGATTATTTATTATGCACCCACTCACTATTAAAATgcacttaaattaaataattaaagcaaATAAACATTCCAATAGTATTATTCACGAATTTGtgcaataatttttaatatctaTGCAACAATAAAATCTGCTTGTGCAATTCTTAATATCTATGCAACTGTGCATCTTTATATAATGTAAtagttaagaagtgtttttgtagagcaatttttgtatttttttttttttgtattcatAACATATTTTTAGGTTGCTTTATTATATGTCCATTGTTGCACGTTTAACTTTTGTGTTGCACTTCGTtttataattcattttatttatatgtacgTTTAACTTTTGTGTTACGCTTCGTTTTATAATTCCTTTTATTTATATGTAGATTTCAGTTGCACAGTATATTaatttcgtggacaaatattgTAATGCATATACTTGCACATATATGTATTGTAATTGCATAGATGTGTGTTGATGTAGCATAGTTTTATTTATGAGTATATTTCAGATGCACAGCTACTTATGCTCGTTGCATAGATGTTATGTTGCATATAACATCTATACGGTTGAATGAATTTAGTCCTTTCTATCTTCCGATGCACTATCCGCTAATATTCGTTTATGAAGATGACGGATTataaattctcattcattccaattactccattctaattttcctcaattctaatttattcttatttttgtctatttttttttatcaatttccatatctaaaaatcattaaatatctaaaaattatgatatattaaaaactattaaatatctaaaaatcattatattagtatttcaacaaaataaattctatcctatgtgatgtcgtataatcacttcattataattttcctcaattctcattcattcattttctttttttaaattttaatcagtTTCCATAtacaaaaatcattaaatatctaaaaactatgaaatatctaaaatcattatattaatatttcacaattcaagaaaattttatttatatccataATGTAATTAATAATGGATTTGATACAGAAATGTTTAAGAATAGAGTTATCTTGGCCCCCACTAATTaatgagatggttgatacgATAAATAATTACGTCATGTCTCTAATGTCTATCAAAGAAAGAGTTTATCTAAGTTCAGACAATATttgcaaagaagatggacaaATTGAGCTTGATGAACATGTATTCTCGGTTGAATATCTCGACACGATCAAGTGTTCAGGATTGCCAAATCGTGAAATTGAAAGAGGAATGCATAATCACGCTTCTAAAAAATATGATCAATCTAATGAGCTCCAGGCTGATAGTAACTCAACTTGGAAAACACGTAAGTGAAGGAAAActcatttaaagaaaaaaaaaatgagcacAATAAATTTTCTATAGCTAGAATGATTACAATTTCATCACatttcactaaattttcaattctGTTCCAGAGAAGGCAATTCACTatgagtgtttgttttgctatgtcgacaataaataaaagtcatcGACAATCTCTTTCAAAAGTAGGATTATACTTGCCGAAACTTATTCTTAGTTATGGACAATTCTACGTGGCAATCTCAAAAGTCACTAAAAAAAGAGGTCATATGCAAGACGCAACAACTAACGTgttgtatgatgaaattttccaTAGATTTtgaggtaattgcaaatttaataatttattcaaacttttaaagtttaagttattaatgatattatttaatttattttttttcttattttttaattattggtttcaacTACAGACATCTAATATAGAtacgtttcaaataattgttccaatttctcttttaatattttttggatcgaaactctgcttacatataaattttataagacatttaaatttcaaataaatattacatataacttttttactttaaaacaattttattaaattttctatttttgtgaaaaataattcatgaaacaaaaaatatattattaatttataaatttatattttagtagaccccgtcgaatttcgacgggtcacTTACTAGTGTTAACTCTCTAAAGTGTTATTTTGTAACAAGTTTTAAAATAGCGATACTATTACAACGTTCGAAGGTGGTGTTAGAATTGCAGAACAAGCAGAAGTTGGTGCACTAATGAGCAATTAATCCAAATGTTTAAAATGCAAACGCGACTTCGGAATTATGTCATCTTAACCCGATTTCGTTGACAGTTTTGGAGGTTAAGAAAAAGAGCAAAAATGGCTGATACAGCAGAAACTATATAAGCAAAGGGACATTTCACAGTCTAGAAAACATCCAATTATCCAGATAAATTCGATCGAGTATTGCTCGATTCGAGCTCTCAATTCCCGATGTCGAAGCCGGAGAAGCCAAAATCCACTTCAGCGAATCTTCCGCCATCATTCGGGTCGAATTCTTCCAAAATTCACCCGTCAAACGACCCGGAAGGCCCTCCCGACCCGAATTCATACTCCTTGGAGAAATTCCGCCTCTATGAGACGAGAGCCGTGAGTTGGATTCCTCTTTTTTGTGTCAATGCTTTGGGAAGTCAAATTGCTTTAGGCTTTCGATTTAATTAGGTTTTGATGAGCTGATTTGCTTTGGCAAGTTTcaatatttcttaaaaaatattcaGTTTACTCTACTGTTTAGCAATTTTGTCATCATTGTTGAATCAACGTTTAAGTGATCGTGTTTGATTTTGGGGTTAAATTCAGTTTATAACAGTATTTGCGTAATTGTTGGGCTTAACTGAGTAGAATTGTTTCTCTGTTTGTTGTTTTAGAGAGTATATTTTCTGatagaaatgtgtataaagatAGAGCTTAAGGTGATTCTGTTTGTTCAATATTTTAGCATAATTCGTGGTTCTCTTTTTTCAGAGGTTTTATTTGATTGGAAGTGATAGGAATGAGAGGTTTTTTCGGGTATTGAAAATCGATAGAATGGAGCCTTCTGATTTGAATATCAGTGAAGATCCTGTGGTTTATCCTCCACAAGAAGTCAAGAGCCTGCTCCAACGGATTGGTGAGGGCAATCGTGCCACTGGAGGGTTAACTTTAGTTGCCAAGGTATATGGCATTGTTGGTAAGTCAGGAAATCAAAGGCATATTATGAGTGCAACTGCTATCCCATGTGCCAATTATGTTAAAAGTGTTTTGTGTCCTtgtttattcttatttttctattgttTTTATAGGTTGCATTAAATTCCTGGAGTCATACTACCTGATACTGGTAACAAAGCGGCGGCAAATTGGATCCATATGTGGTCATGCGATATATAGTATAGATGAGAGTCAAATAATCACTGTTCCACATGTTTCAGTTCAAACAGATGTTGCTCATTCTAAAACTGAGCTGCGGTAACTTCTCTATTTGCTTGGTTACTATCACCACTTAGTCGTTTATCATCTTTCTTCTGATGCAATACTCAAAATATATACAAGGCAGTGTTGTTTCCTTATCATATCTAGTGAGGTACATCTACCTCTAGGGCTGAAGGGTTCAACGTAACTACTTGGCCCTGTGCTCTTATTCGGTGGAGATATATGAAGAAGAGCATTAATTTGTCGGTCTCATCAAAGTTGCATCTTTTTAGTGCCAAGAGTCATTGTTGATACATTTTATTCTGTATATTTTAAGGCAGGAATGTCGTTCTGACATGACTGAAATATCTGTTCTGCTAATTTGACATGGATTTAGGATGTGGCCTCGCCCATAGTACGGGTTCTGGTTCAGAAAGGTTTTTTAGGCTATTGAGGTTATGATTATGTGGGACAAGATTTGGACTGATCTAGCATGCACCTTTTACTTGCAACACCATATTTCTGCTTCTTATGTAGATCCTATTGGATTGTAGTAACGGTGAGTAGTTTGTATTTCGTTATGTATTTATGTAGAGGGAATGACATTACCTTTCTTGGGTTCTAATGCTAACATTCTCCGTTGAGTCTCTTTGATGATGTGTTTTTATAAGTTGACAATTTATTCAAGAGTTAGAAAGTTATTTGCTTTCTTGTGTTTTTGGATTTCTTATATGAAATCTTTTACATCAGCCATAAATAGAGTTCAAAGATTTTGAAACATGGTACTGCTCGTCAACTGATTGGTAAAACAACTTTTCTTCtataatatgtttatataaactAAGCAATTTGCTTCATTTCAGGTACAAGAAACTTTTACAAAGTGTTGACTTGACAAATGATTTCTTCTATAGCTACACATATCCTATAATGCAAAGTTTACAGAAAAATGTGTTATCAATTGGTGAGGAAGGAATGCCATATGATAACATGTTTGTTTGGAATGCTTTTCTAACTCAAGCAATCCGGTCAAGGTGCAACAACACCATTTGGACAATAGCTCTTGTTCATGGGAATTTTAAACAGGTAGGTAGTTTAAACTGATGTTTTAAAAAGTTAAATTTTGTTTGACCAAAACTTGCTTTCTTGCCTTTATTTATGACCATGGCATACTAGTACTCATTTTCCTGATTTTTGGTTGAGAGCCACAGATGCTTTGAACTTGTgtgtttttgttattttgaggTGGAACAAGTCTGCTCATTTGTTCAAGGTAGCTCTTTTATTTTATGGAGTTTATATCCAATTGATTACAGGTTAGGCTGTCAATTTTTGGAAGAGACTTCAGTGTTACTCTGGTTTCCAGACGCTCTCGCCATTTTGCTGGGACACGGTACTTGCACTCATAGATTAACGCTATTTCGAACCTTGCTCTTTGTGCTCTCTTTTTTCATCACCAAAAACTTTATTGGCAATTGTGTATTTATACGCCATACCttgttcatattttttatatggATGAACTAATTAGCTTTGGTTGTGTGGCTTGCTGTGATAGACAGGTTTTAACTATCAAGCTAAATCGTATTTTCTTCTTGTGTAGTTATTTAAAACGAGGAGTTAATGATCATGGACGGGTAGCCAATGATGTTGAAACAGAGCAACTTGTTCTTGATGAAGAAGCTGGGTCATGTAAAGGGAAAATGAGTTCTGTTGTACAAATGAGGGGCTCCATTCCTCTTTTCTGGTCACAAGAGGCTTCAAGATTCAGTCCCAAGCCCGATATCATATGTGAGAAGAATACCAATTTTCATGATGTCTATTTAAGATATGTAACTTTACTGCTCTTTCCTTATAAGCTATCTATAATATCTTTGGTTTTCAACTTGCAGTGCAAAGATATGATCCTACATATGAGGCAACTAAACTGCATTTTGAAGACTTGGCAAGAAGATACGGGAATCCAATAATTGTTCTTAATCTGATTAAGGTTTGTACCACATTTTGCTGGCTTGCCTCGAGCATCTGAATGATTATAGTGTTTCATGATTGCTTTTTTCTGTTCTTTGAAAGCTGAAAGCAAGCTTTTCTCTTTCCCTTGGTTTTACTGGTTTAATTCCAGACAGTTGAGAAAAGACCCCGAGAAATGATGCTAAGGCGTGAGTTTGCTAATGCGGTTGGATATCTGAATCAGATTCTTATAGAGGAAAATCAACTGAAATTTATCCATTGGGACTTCCACAAGTTCGCAAAGACGTATGTGTGTTTCTTCAGGTCCGTAGGTGCAATGTCTGTCGTTTCTTGTATCCACTAACTGTTCTCCTTGTGTTTCAGCAAGTCTGCCAATGTCTTGGCAGTTTTGGGCGCAGTTGCAAGTGAAGCGCTCGACTTAACCGGATTCTATTACAGCGGAAAACCTTTGGTCACAAAAAAGAGGACAATTCAACTGTCTCGAACTAGCACTGCTAGGTAGAATTTTATTGCATCTGCTTGACTTTTTTGGAAAACCAACTTTATTAATCGAAGGGCACTACCTGAACTAACATTACATTGCTTTATACAGGGAGTCATCTCTTAGAGATTTAAGAGCTAATTCTAGTGATATTTCAAGGGTTAGTGGCGCCTCCGATATCTTAGCTAAGCAAGATAAGGAGTCTGAAAGTAATCAGCTTAATAGGAATAAAATTAATGGTAAATTATCACCACGGTTTCAAAGTGGAGTTCTACGTACAAACTGCATCGACTGCTTGGATCGGACAAATGTTGCTCAATATGCTTATGGCTTAGCAGCTCTGGGTCGCCAACTTCATGCATTGGGTTTAACAGACAATCCGAAGATCGATGCTGATAGCAGCATTGCTGCTGCTCTCATGGATATGTACCAGAGCATGGGTGATGCCTTAGCGCAGCAATATGGTGGCTCGGCAGCACATAATACAGTATACACTTCTCCCGAAACCCAAATCATACTATATGAACTATTTACCATATTTAATTATCATTTGGAGAAAGATTAGACTGAATGGTTCTTTTGTTGCGAAAACTTAGGTATTCCCAGAGAGGCAGGGAAAGTGGAAAGCTACAACGCAGTCTAGGGAATTTTTGAAGTCTATAAAACGATACTACAGTAATGCTTACACCGATGGTGAAAAGCAGGATGCAATAAATTTGTGAGTTAATCGATTCTCTCTATCGTTGAACTGCCTCTTAAAATGGTCTTAACTAGTCATGATGATCCAACTACAGTGGGGTTTTCATGAATTTTTGGTCGCATTTTCTGTTTCTAAGCCTATTTACTGATGATCGAAACAGATTCTTGGGTTACTTCCAGCCCCAAGAAGGAAAACCTGCCTTGTGGGAGTTGGATTCCGATTATTACCTTCACGTATCTGGGATCGGTGATGATCTTATGCCTGAAAGGTAAAtctatttttgttttgttaGCATAGTCACTCGATTACTTCGATTGTCAGATTAAAATTATCCTTTTGCTGATTGATCTGtgaaatgatattattttctGTTAATCCCAAATGACAGTACATTGGATTATGTCAAGTCTTCAGTACCACGGTCTCCTTTAGCCCCAGTTCCTGCTTGCCAAGAGGACTTCTCGCGTATGAAGTTGACATCATTTGATAAATTGATAGAAAGAACATGTAGCTTTATCAAGGATGTAAGGCTTTGCAGTGAGCTAGATCAAAAATCAGGAAACGTCGGTGTGGCACCTGATGCAGCGTAAGCAGATATCCGGAGTAAATTTATCGTGGATTTTCCATATTTGACATTTAGGGAGGCTTTTCTATGTTTTGGAAATTATGATCGATTATACTCTTTGGAGGTGTTTACTCTTAGTGATAGGATAGATTGATAAAACATAGGATTGAGTTTGAGTACAAgctcaaaattaatcaatccaTCAATAAATGGTAGATTAGCTTggactatttttatctatccatCCTATCACTCAAAGTAAATGCCCCCTTAGATTATGCTCATATCATCACGATTTTACTAGCATAGGATTTTGTGTTTATGCTTTCAATCTTGTAATTATGAGAAAGAAATCTCTGTCGAGTATGTAGCCTACATAGATGTTAAGCAACTTATTTCCTTTACTCATCTGTTGCAGTGAAATACAGCTAAAGAGTCCAAATTGGCTTTTCGGTCAGAGGAAATATGAAGATAGTAGCTCTGCGCCAAAGGTGACTTCCAATGAAGCTGCAAGCAATGGAGCTCAAGAAGAGATGAAAATTGTTAACTTAAATGACCTTAATTTACTTTCTCCAAAAGTTGAAAGCAACGAAGAAGATGTCTTCCAGCAGTAATCTCCTGTCTCCTCTTCGATGAATTTTCAGATTcacaatttattttctatttgaACTCTTTGATCTCATTGTGTAATGATATCATATGCACATAACAGTAATAAGGTCATCTCATTTTGTAGATACATGGCAATGACAACAGTTGACGAGGCTAGTGGTTGGTACGGTGGCTCTTTACTGGGAGATCAAGATGAGAGCAGCGAGACTTATCAGCATTATGCTGAACTTATTCAGGTAGGGATTCTCCTGAGAACCACccaaattagtattaattagcttgttagtaattaataaagtattgtttaattttaaaaataaattaaaattctaattatCCTTCATGGTGAGGAAGAGCTCACACGAGTTTTTGTCTTCTCCATATTGGACAAAAACATGAAATTAGACTAAGAATACGATTTCGAATTATGCTATTTATGTCTCTCATGTGTTTTCTGTATCCTGTTTCCTTTTCTATATCAATCACCATTGAGCCCAAATTAGAATTCCCACCACACTTCATCCTACGTGGAACTTGAAATTAGAATTTCAGCAGCACTTAATCCTACGTgtaagtcgaaaattaattacCTGGCAATTCAGGAGTTCGATCTCCCTTTGAATCTGCATGACCAGAATTGATCTCTTCACCAACATATCTGTTCGCTAGAATCTTCAGTTCTGGCGAACTGATATTGCCGCGTAATTAAGTTCTGCTAGAACTTGATTTTGGATTCTGAGTTTTCTATCATGCAACATACGAAATTGCTTTGCTATTTCTTAATATTTTTTCCAACAGCGTCAATGCCGTCAAGTCACGCTGAGTTGTTGAACTTGTAGGGTCCTGCAATGGAGCCTTTCGAAAACGATCTCGAGAAGGAAAAGTACTATGGCGATCTTCTTCATGTGAACATGGTCGACTGCATGGATGATGGTGATGCTGCTATTGAGGCAGACATGGAGACTGCCCTCAATGGGTGCGACCGGGTGAGCGCTGATCTCGGGGTTTTCCCCAAGTCGTGCAGCGCCCTCGTCGCAGATCCAAGCCAGTTAACGCGGTGGATCATCGGAGAAGACCGGCTGCAGAAGCTTTGAACGGCAGCCTGCAAGCAAAACTATTGCTAGAGCTGTGTTTGTGGCCTGCTTTTTTAAGGCTTGAATTCATGTAAGCG harbors:
- the LOC131010211 gene encoding phosphatidylinositol-3-phosphatase SAC1 isoform X1, whose protein sequence is MSKPEKPKSTSANLPPSFGSNSSKIHPSNDPEGPPDPNSYSLEKFRLYETRARFYLIGSDRNERFFRVLKIDRMEPSDLNISEDPVVYPPQEVKSLLQRIGEGNRATGGLTLVAKVYGIVGCIKFLESYYLILVTKRRQIGSICGHAIYSIDESQIITVPHVSVQTDVAHSKTELRYKKLLQSVDLTNDFFYSYTYPIMQSLQKNVLSIGEEGMPYDNMFVWNAFLTQAIRSRCNNTIWTIALVHGNFKQVRLSIFGRDFSVTLVSRRSRHFAGTRYLKRGVNDHGRVANDVETEQLVLDEEAGSCKGKMSSVVQMRGSIPLFWSQEASRFSPKPDIILQRYDPTYEATKLHFEDLARRYGNPIIVLNLIKTVEKRPREMMLRREFANAVGYLNQILIEENQLKFIHWDFHKFAKTKSANVLAVLGAVASEALDLTGFYYSGKPLVTKKRTIQLSRTSTARESSLRDLRANSSDISRVSGASDILAKQDKESESNQLNRNKINGKLSPRFQSGVLRTNCIDCLDRTNVAQYAYGLAALGRQLHALGLTDNPKIDADSSIAAALMDMYQSMGDALAQQYGGSAAHNTVFPERQGKWKATTQSREFLKSIKRYYSNAYTDGEKQDAINLFLGYFQPQEGKPALWELDSDYYLHVSGIGDDLMPESTLDYVKSSVPRSPLAPVPACQEDFSRMKLTSFDKLIERTCSFIKDVRLCSELDQKSGNVGVAPDAAEIQLKSPNWLFGQRKYEDSSSAPKVTSNEAASNGAQEEMKIVNLNDLNLLSPKVESNEEDVFQQYMAMTTVDEASGWYGGSLLGDQDESSETYQHYAELIQGPAMEPFENDLEKEKYYGDLLHVNMVDCMDDGDAAIEADMETALNGCDRVSADLGVFPKSCSALVADPSQLTRWIIGEDRLQKL
- the LOC131010211 gene encoding phosphatidylinositol-3-phosphatase SAC1 isoform X2; amino-acid sequence: MQSLQKNVLSIGEEGMPYDNMFVWNAFLTQAIRSRCNNTIWTIALVHGNFKQVRLSIFGRDFSVTLVSRRSRHFAGTRYLKRGVNDHGRVANDVETEQLVLDEEAGSCKGKMSSVVQMRGSIPLFWSQEASRFSPKPDIILQRYDPTYEATKLHFEDLARRYGNPIIVLNLIKTVEKRPREMMLRREFANAVGYLNQILIEENQLKFIHWDFHKFAKTKSANVLAVLGAVASEALDLTGFYYSGKPLVTKKRTIQLSRTSTARESSLRDLRANSSDISRVSGASDILAKQDKESESNQLNRNKINGKLSPRFQSGVLRTNCIDCLDRTNVAQYAYGLAALGRQLHALGLTDNPKIDADSSIAAALMDMYQSMGDALAQQYGGSAAHNTVFPERQGKWKATTQSREFLKSIKRYYSNAYTDGEKQDAINLFLGYFQPQEGKPALWELDSDYYLHVSGIGDDLMPESTLDYVKSSVPRSPLAPVPACQEDFSRMKLTSFDKLIERTCSFIKDVRLCSELDQKSGNVGVAPDAAEIQLKSPNWLFGQRKYEDSSSAPKVTSNEAASNGAQEEMKIVNLNDLNLLSPKVESNEEDVFQQYMAMTTVDEASGWYGGSLLGDQDESSETYQHYAELIQGPAMEPFENDLEKEKYYGDLLHVNMVDCMDDGDAAIEADMETALNGCDRVSADLGVFPKSCSALVADPSQLTRWIIGEDRLQKL